From the Leptospira sp. WS60.C2 genome, one window contains:
- a CDS encoding DUF6544 family protein, translating to MNRVLFCFLLLSFSFCHPLQDRFELDVKNEFLTQPFATKVITELDLKPLPNPVQQYLRYTGVVGKPRTTNFRLVFEELMYKSPKADAMVSSSEQYNFFFRPARHFYMRANMMGIPFRVYHSYSNEKATMEVKIANLFDVVNLKGEELTKAETVTVLNDLCLFAPSALLQKNVTWETIDEQKSRVWYENGSYKVSAILFFNEVGELTNFISEDRSALQDDGSLRKARWSTPVNQYKEFQGIKVPTYGEAIWHYPEGDFVYGKFYLKEIERNLESYPIQ from the coding sequence TTGAATCGTGTTTTATTTTGTTTCCTCCTTCTTTCTTTCTCTTTTTGTCATCCTTTACAAGATCGATTTGAATTGGATGTCAAAAATGAGTTTTTAACCCAACCCTTTGCAACAAAGGTAATCACTGAGTTGGATCTAAAACCTTTACCGAATCCTGTGCAACAATATTTACGTTATACGGGAGTCGTTGGCAAACCTAGAACAACAAATTTTCGTCTTGTGTTTGAAGAGCTGATGTACAAATCTCCGAAGGCCGATGCCATGGTGTCTTCTTCGGAACAGTATAATTTTTTTTTCAGACCCGCGAGACATTTTTATATGCGGGCAAACATGATGGGAATTCCTTTTCGAGTGTATCATTCCTATTCCAATGAAAAGGCAACGATGGAGGTGAAAATTGCTAATCTTTTCGATGTTGTGAACTTAAAAGGAGAAGAACTAACAAAGGCAGAAACGGTCACAGTTTTAAATGACCTCTGTTTGTTTGCACCATCCGCACTTTTACAAAAGAATGTGACTTGGGAGACAATCGACGAACAAAAATCTCGAGTGTGGTATGAAAATGGATCGTACAAAGTGTCTGCTATTTTGTTTTTTAATGAGGTAGGGGAGCTTACGAATTTTATCTCGGAAGATCGATCTGCTTTGCAAGATGATGGAAGTCTTAGGAAAGCAAGATGGTCCACTCCTGTAAATCAGTACAAAGAATTTCAGGGAATCAAGGTTCCGACCTATGGGGAAGCCATTTGGCATTATCCAGAAGGGGATTTTGTATACGGAAAGTTTTATTTGAAGGAGATCGAAAGGAACTTAGAGAGTTACCCAATTCAGTAA
- a CDS encoding ArsR/SmtB family transcription factor has translation MKSVSCDSSDHHHLSRIPVVFEPLDFERAARLFRALGDEARLSLLVLLSKREACVTEIAGLTQEGLSTISQRLRLLRSEGLVKRRRDGKHLYYSLVDDHIQNLLINALEHSQETHRRDQ, from the coding sequence ATGAAATCGGTCTCATGTGATTCAAGCGACCATCACCATTTGTCTCGTATTCCCGTGGTGTTTGAACCATTGGATTTTGAACGTGCAGCGAGGCTCTTTCGAGCCTTAGGTGATGAAGCTCGTTTGTCTCTTTTGGTCTTACTGTCCAAAAGGGAAGCATGTGTCACCGAAATCGCAGGTCTCACCCAAGAGGGACTTTCTACTATCTCTCAAAGACTTCGGCTCCTACGAAGTGAAGGTCTGGTAAAACGGAGACGCGACGGAAAACATCTTTATTATTCGTTAGTTGACGACCATATTCAAAATTTGCTTATCAATGCCCTTGAACATTCCCAAGAAACCCACAGGAGAGACCAATGA